In the genome of Carnobacterium pleistocenium FTR1, one region contains:
- a CDS encoding glycoside hydrolase family 65 protein: protein MIKRLFDIDPWRVSSTKLDKVDKRLQESLTAIGNGYMGMRGNFEEGYSGDSHLGTYLAGVWYPDKTRVGWWKNGYPEYFGKVINTTNFIPIELTVNDHKVDLAIDKVKEYKIDLDMKKGILNRSYIWDNEEIEIRFTFKRFVSVAVKELAVIEVTAEVLKGTATIVFSPKMDGNVVNEDSNYEENFWLEMNRVSGEKSSLTTQTIENPFGVEQFTVTTMMENVKDHYEKRTFSEKFMQVEEQITYALSAGEKAKVIKFVSVITSRDVQPEDQLTKATEILEQAIALGAEKVEAQHIAIWQERWHKADVAIEGDAKSQQGIRFNIFQLFSTYYGEDNRLNVGPKGFTGEKYGGATYWDTEAFILPMYLAVADETVSEQLLTYRHNQLSGAFHNAKQQGLQGALYPMVTFNGIESHNEWEITFEEIHRNSTIAYAIYNYTNYTGDDSFLKTKGIEMLVAISRFWADRVHYSKRNDCYMIHGVTGPNEYENNVNNNWYTNTMAAWTLQYTLESLDKVSSIAMNKLDINASEKTKWEDIIKKMYYPHDDELNIFVQHDTFLDKELLTANDLDPSERPINQHWSWDKILRSCFIKQADVLQGIYYLNDKYTIEEKEANFNFYEPMTLHESSLSASVHAILAAELGKKEKAVELYARTARLDLDNYNNDTEDGLHITSMSGGWLAIVQGFAGMRTVDSKLSFKPFCPNNWTGYSFMIKYRKRLLHISVTQESVSVHLEEGEPIKLALFDQEMLLTDVVESPLDFL from the coding sequence ATGATTAAACGTTTATTTGATATTGATCCATGGAGAGTCAGTTCAACAAAATTAGATAAAGTAGATAAAAGGTTGCAAGAAAGTTTAACGGCTATCGGAAATGGGTACATGGGTATGCGGGGAAACTTTGAAGAAGGGTATTCTGGGGATTCTCATTTAGGAACTTATCTAGCAGGAGTCTGGTATCCTGATAAAACGAGAGTTGGTTGGTGGAAAAATGGTTATCCAGAGTATTTTGGAAAAGTGATCAACACCACAAATTTTATACCTATCGAATTAACGGTAAATGACCATAAAGTCGATTTAGCAATAGATAAAGTGAAAGAGTATAAAATCGATTTAGATATGAAAAAAGGTATTTTAAATCGTTCATATATTTGGGACAATGAAGAAATCGAGATTCGATTTACCTTTAAACGCTTTGTGAGTGTAGCCGTAAAAGAATTAGCAGTCATTGAAGTGACAGCTGAGGTGTTAAAAGGCACAGCAACAATCGTATTCAGTCCTAAAATGGACGGAAATGTGGTAAATGAAGACAGCAACTATGAAGAAAACTTTTGGTTGGAAATGAATCGTGTTTCGGGTGAGAAAAGCAGTTTGACTACCCAAACGATTGAAAATCCTTTTGGGGTAGAGCAATTTACAGTAACGACGATGATGGAAAATGTGAAAGATCATTATGAAAAGAGAACGTTCTCTGAAAAGTTTATGCAAGTTGAAGAACAAATCACATACGCATTATCTGCTGGTGAAAAAGCCAAAGTAATTAAATTTGTCAGTGTGATTACAAGCCGTGATGTGCAACCTGAAGATCAATTGACGAAAGCCACTGAAATTTTAGAACAAGCGATTGCCTTGGGTGCAGAAAAAGTAGAAGCGCAACACATTGCTATTTGGCAAGAACGCTGGCACAAAGCTGATGTGGCGATTGAAGGAGATGCAAAAAGCCAACAGGGAATCCGCTTCAATATATTCCAGTTATTCTCCACTTACTATGGAGAAGATAATCGTTTGAATGTTGGACCAAAAGGCTTTACCGGCGAAAAATATGGAGGAGCAACTTACTGGGATACAGAGGCTTTCATTTTGCCGATGTATTTGGCCGTAGCAGATGAAACGGTCTCAGAACAATTATTGACTTACCGTCACAATCAACTCTCTGGCGCCTTTCATAATGCTAAACAACAAGGGTTGCAAGGTGCTTTGTATCCCATGGTGACTTTTAATGGAATCGAAAGCCATAATGAATGGGAAATCACATTTGAAGAGATCCACCGCAATAGCACGATTGCATATGCTATTTACAATTACACGAATTATACGGGCGATGACTCTTTTTTGAAAACAAAAGGCATCGAGATGTTAGTGGCTATTTCGCGCTTTTGGGCCGATCGTGTGCACTACTCTAAACGCAATGATTGCTATATGATTCATGGCGTTACTGGTCCAAATGAATATGAAAATAATGTCAATAATAACTGGTATACGAATACGATGGCTGCTTGGACATTACAATATACGTTGGAAAGTTTGGATAAAGTTTCTTCTATAGCAATGAATAAATTAGATATAAACGCTAGTGAAAAGACAAAGTGGGAAGACATTATTAAAAAAATGTATTATCCTCATGATGACGAATTAAATATCTTTGTCCAACATGACACCTTTTTAGATAAAGAGTTGTTGACCGCAAATGACCTTGATCCATCTGAAAGGCCGATCAATCAACATTGGTCATGGGATAAAATTTTGCGTTCTTGTTTTATTAAACAAGCGGATGTCTTGCAAGGTATTTATTATTTGAATGATAAATATACTATAGAAGAAAAAGAAGCGAACTTTAATTTTTATGAACCAATGACGCTGCATGAATCATCGCTTTCAGCTTCTGTCCATGCTATTTTAGCAGCGGAACTTGGTAAGAAAGAGAAAGCCGTTGAGTTGTATGCGCGTACTGCTCGTTTAGATTTAGACAATTACAACAATGATACCGAAGATGGATTGCACATCACTTCTATGAGCGGTGGTTGGTTAGCTATTGTTCAAGGATTTGCAGGTATGCGTACGGTCGATAGCAAGTTATCTTTTAAACCATTTTGTCCAAATAATTGGACAGGATACAGCTTTATGATCAAATACCGTAAACGTTTGTTGCACATCTCGGTGACGCAAGAATCCGTGAGCGTTCATTTAGAAGAAGGCGAACCGATCAAACTGGCTTTGTTTGATCAAGAAATGCTGTTGACGGATGTAGTTGAAAGCCCACTTGACTTTTTATAA
- a CDS encoding extracellular solute-binding protein — protein sequence MGNKKWRKLVLGLVSVSTVLVAACGNGEEATETDTPAENGDSATLKIDVDPRYSEYVDEIIPAFEEEHNVTIEISERDMFEAIEALPLDGPAEIGSDILIAPYDRIGVLGQQGHLAEVTLPNDGRYDELDQRQVTLENKIYGAPFVIESLVLYYNKDLIAQAPETFADLEALAEDDQYAFENEERKNTAFLANWTTAYQYIGLLSGYGGYVFGEEGTDSTDIGLNSPEAVEGINYITDWYQNVWPQGMLDATSSENFMNELFTSGKTAAVINGPWGASGYDEAGVNYGVSTIPTLANGAEYEPFAGGVAWAVSQYSKNPELAQEWLDYVTNAENSETLYELTSEIPANQEARTVVSKSGNELTKAVIEQFDSAVPMPNIPEMSEVWTGAETLIFDAASGNKTPQQAADDAVQLVEENIAQKYQN from the coding sequence GATACACCTGCTGAGAACGGAGATTCTGCAACATTAAAAATCGATGTAGACCCTCGCTATAGCGAGTATGTTGATGAAATCATCCCAGCGTTTGAAGAAGAACATAACGTAACGATTGAAATTTCTGAGCGAGATATGTTTGAAGCTATTGAAGCTTTGCCATTAGATGGACCTGCCGAAATCGGTTCGGATATATTGATCGCCCCTTATGATAGAATTGGTGTATTAGGTCAGCAAGGACATTTAGCCGAGGTAACCTTGCCTAATGATGGACGTTACGACGAATTGGATCAAAGACAAGTTACACTTGAAAATAAAATCTATGGCGCACCTTTCGTGATTGAATCATTGGTATTATATTATAATAAAGATTTAATTGCACAAGCACCTGAAACATTTGCAGATTTAGAAGCGTTAGCTGAGGATGATCAATATGCATTTGAAAATGAAGAAAGAAAAAATACAGCTTTCTTAGCCAATTGGACAACGGCTTACCAGTACATCGGTCTGCTTTCAGGCTACGGCGGATATGTCTTTGGGGAAGAAGGAACTGATTCAACGGATATTGGTTTAAATTCACCTGAAGCGGTTGAAGGAATCAATTATATAACAGATTGGTACCAAAATGTTTGGCCGCAAGGTATGTTGGATGCAACAAGTTCAGAAAACTTTATGAACGAGTTGTTTACTAGCGGAAAAACAGCTGCTGTAATAAATGGTCCATGGGGAGCAAGCGGTTACGATGAAGCTGGTGTGAATTATGGTGTTTCAACCATCCCGACACTGGCAAATGGAGCAGAGTATGAACCCTTTGCTGGCGGAGTTGCATGGGCTGTGAGTCAATATTCAAAGAATCCTGAATTGGCTCAAGAATGGCTAGATTATGTAACAAATGCCGAAAATAGTGAAACTTTGTACGAGTTGACTTCAGAGATTCCTGCGAATCAAGAAGCTAGAACTGTTGTTAGCAAATCTGGCAATGAACTAACCAAAGCGGTCATTGAACAATTTGATTCAGCTGTTCCAATGCCAAATATTCCTGAAATGAGTGAAGTATGGACGGGAGCGGAAACGTTGATTTTTGATGCTGCTTCAGGCAATAAAACACCACAACAAGCTGCAGATGATGCTGTCCAACTGGTCGAAGAAAATATTGCACAAAAATATCAAAATTAA
- a CDS encoding DUF1189 domain-containing protein — MKTDVFPLNFFKSIWSPRQIFKNRHQLNWFQIFVVLLFVNSLLMIPVALNYMKMDTFPMEDTLPDSFGLIDESVVLKLKEGKYENGTLAMSESFILISGTGTVSGMLTESEVEEVLTAENALIFQENEFMIKEGSQSLSTIPYTKDFDLSKVTNAAELKEALSRQWFIKNRGYTIATLMFVVFSITLVSTLFLTFGSAIFLYLTRKSQFSSISSYKESVNLLTNCIGLPSLIALVIGLIQFDIVIMLMIQSVGLVVMLLFVFYQTRFNDKLNKNEVKKHLGVRAHD; from the coding sequence ATGAAAACTGATGTATTCCCGTTAAATTTCTTTAAAAGTATTTGGTCTCCAAGACAAATTTTTAAAAATCGTCATCAATTAAACTGGTTTCAAATTTTTGTTGTCTTGCTATTTGTTAACAGTTTATTGATGATACCGGTAGCGTTAAATTATATGAAAATGGATACTTTTCCAATGGAAGATACTTTACCTGATTCATTTGGTTTAATAGATGAATCGGTTGTTTTAAAATTAAAAGAAGGCAAATATGAGAACGGTACTTTAGCGATGTCGGAATCATTTATTCTGATATCTGGCACTGGCACTGTTAGCGGGATGTTGACAGAAAGTGAGGTAGAAGAAGTTTTAACAGCTGAAAATGCACTGATATTTCAAGAAAATGAGTTCATGATCAAAGAAGGCAGTCAGTCGTTGTCGACCATTCCTTATACAAAAGATTTTGATTTATCAAAAGTTACGAACGCTGCTGAATTAAAAGAAGCTCTTTCACGCCAATGGTTTATCAAAAATAGAGGATACACGATAGCGACGTTAATGTTTGTAGTTTTTAGTATCACATTGGTCAGCACTCTTTTTCTAACATTTGGGTCGGCTATTTTCTTATATTTGACTAGAAAAAGTCAATTTTCTTCTATTAGTAGCTATAAAGAATCGGTCAACTTATTAACGAATTGCATTGGTTTGCCATCATTGATTGCGTTAGTGATTGGATTGATCCAATTTGATATCGTCATCATGTTGATGATTCAATCAGTGGGACTAGTAGTCATGCTGCTGTTTGTTTTTTACCAAACACGATTTAACGATAAACTAAATAAGAATGAAGTGAAAAAGCATTTGGGGGTAAGAGCTCATGATTAA
- a CDS encoding glycoside hydrolase family 13 protein, which produces MEKRWWHSSVIYQIYPKSFQDSNGDGIGDIQGIIQRLSYLAELGIDTIWLSPVYQTPNDDNGYDISDYQAISPEFGTMDDMASLIQKAKELGIRILMDLVVNHTSDEHAWFIESQKAKDNEYRDYYIWRDGQDNSVPNELVSIFSGSAWELDEQTKQYYLHLYSKKQPDLNWGNPKVRNEIWQMMNFWLDKGIGGFRMDVIDLIGKVPDELITGNGPMLHTYLQEMYQETFGKRDVLTVGETWGVTTDDAKLYSAPERNELSMVFQFEHIGLDEQPGKPKWDTTPLNFIALKQVFTKWQVALDGDGWNSLFWNNHDIPRIVSNWGNDSPQYRKVSAKMFATFLHFLKGTPYIYQGEEIGLTNTPVSSIEEVNDIESINMYNERLQQGYSKTEIIQAINKKGRDNARRPIPWDESSNGGFTTGEPWLALNPYYKELNVKKDQDADESIFDYYKAVIRLRKEHELIIWGEYKELLPNDPQLFVYERSYKGETWLVIINFYEKTTFYKDQDRKVDTIIISNYKNSSEKIDDLTLRAFESIVYKLK; this is translated from the coding sequence TTGGAAAAAAGATGGTGGCACAGTTCGGTTATTTATCAAATTTATCCTAAAAGTTTTCAAGATAGCAATGGAGATGGCATAGGAGATATTCAAGGTATTATTCAGCGATTGAGTTACTTAGCAGAGTTAGGTATTGATACCATTTGGCTGAGTCCAGTTTATCAAACGCCTAATGATGATAACGGATATGACATTAGCGATTATCAAGCGATCTCACCAGAATTTGGAACGATGGACGATATGGCTAGCTTGATCCAAAAAGCTAAGGAATTAGGCATCCGTATCCTTATGGATCTAGTCGTGAATCATACATCTGATGAACACGCTTGGTTTATTGAGTCACAAAAGGCCAAAGATAACGAGTACCGGGACTACTATATTTGGCGAGATGGACAAGATAATAGCGTACCTAATGAGTTGGTATCTATTTTTAGCGGATCGGCTTGGGAATTAGATGAACAAACCAAGCAATATTACCTACACTTATACAGTAAAAAACAACCTGATTTAAATTGGGGAAATCCAAAAGTCCGCAATGAGATTTGGCAAATGATGAATTTTTGGCTGGATAAAGGGATTGGTGGTTTTCGAATGGATGTTATCGACTTGATTGGAAAGGTACCAGATGAATTGATTACCGGAAATGGCCCAATGCTGCATACCTATCTCCAAGAAATGTATCAAGAAACGTTTGGTAAGCGAGATGTTCTAACGGTAGGTGAGACCTGGGGAGTAACCACCGATGATGCCAAATTATATTCTGCACCAGAGCGTAATGAACTATCGATGGTCTTCCAATTTGAACACATTGGTCTTGATGAACAACCTGGAAAGCCTAAATGGGATACAACGCCCTTAAACTTTATCGCTTTAAAACAAGTATTTACTAAATGGCAGGTAGCATTGGATGGAGATGGCTGGAACAGTTTATTTTGGAATAATCATGATATTCCCCGTATTGTGTCTAATTGGGGAAACGATAGTCCGCAGTACCGTAAAGTATCTGCTAAGATGTTCGCGACGTTTTTGCATTTTTTAAAAGGAACGCCTTATATCTATCAAGGCGAAGAAATCGGTTTGACAAATACACCTGTTTCTTCAATTGAAGAAGTCAATGATATAGAAAGTATCAATATGTATAATGAACGACTTCAGCAAGGATACAGTAAAACAGAAATCATTCAAGCCATCAATAAAAAAGGCCGCGATAATGCTAGACGTCCTATCCCTTGGGATGAGTCTTCAAATGGAGGATTTACAACTGGTGAACCTTGGTTAGCTCTCAATCCTTATTATAAAGAATTGAATGTAAAAAAAGATCAAGATGCTGATGAATCTATCTTTGACTATTACAAAGCAGTGATCCGTTTAAGAAAAGAACACGAGTTGATCATATGGGGCGAGTATAAAGAACTACTGCCAAATGATCCGCAATTATTTGTTTATGAACGCAGTTATAAAGGTGAAACCTGGTTAGTCATTATTAATTTCTACGAAAAAACAACTTTTTATAAAGATCAGGATAGAAAAGTAGACACGATCATTATCAGTAATTACAAAAATAGCAGTGAAAAAATAGATGATTTAACATTACGAGCATTTGAATCGATCGTTTACAAATTAAAGTAA
- a CDS encoding sugar ABC transporter permease — protein MSSQTEPHNVKNEKKAMWYSSIPGLGQLYNGQLFKGIVFLAIFIAFIVEMIVFGFDAFNGLITLGSTPIEDHSLFIMIEGTLQLIITVIFLAFYALNIYDAKRVASIWNRGQKVNVTVKDVMWNVYNAGFPYLLIVPAYLMMAFTIIFPVLVTLFMAFTNYDFYHIPPANLIDWIGLKNFMNIFFLSSYRDAFTSVFSWTIIWTFSATTLQIVIGIFTAVIANQSFIKGKRFFGVIFLLPWAVPAFITILSFSNIFNDSIGAINTQVIPLINELPFVEIGRIAWKTNAFWSKIAIIMIQGWLGFPYIYVMTTSILQSIPEDLYEAAKIDGASAFQRFREITMPMVFLVAAPTFITQYTQNFNNFSMIYLFNNGGPGSVGGGAGATDILISWIYKLTTGTSPQYSMAAAITLIISALVIIVSLTVFKKTNAFNMEDA, from the coding sequence ATGTCTTCTCAGACAGAACCTCATAATGTCAAAAACGAAAAAAAAGCGATGTGGTATTCAAGCATACCGGGTTTAGGCCAGCTCTATAACGGTCAATTATTTAAAGGGATTGTATTTTTAGCTATTTTTATCGCATTTATTGTCGAGATGATTGTTTTTGGTTTTGATGCATTTAATGGACTGATTACACTAGGCAGCACACCAATAGAAGATCATTCATTATTTATTATGATCGAAGGAACCCTTCAATTGATCATAACGGTCATTTTCTTAGCTTTTTATGCGTTAAATATCTATGATGCCAAACGTGTAGCGTCCATTTGGAATAGAGGACAAAAAGTTAATGTAACAGTAAAAGACGTGATGTGGAATGTATACAATGCAGGATTTCCTTATCTGTTAATCGTACCGGCGTACTTAATGATGGCTTTTACAATTATTTTCCCCGTCTTAGTCACCTTATTTATGGCTTTTACAAATTACGATTTTTATCATATTCCTCCAGCAAATTTAATTGACTGGATCGGATTAAAAAACTTTATGAATATCTTTTTCTTAAGTTCATATCGAGATGCTTTCACGTCTGTTTTTAGTTGGACAATCATTTGGACATTCAGTGCGACAACGTTACAAATCGTCATCGGGATTTTCACAGCGGTTATTGCCAATCAGTCTTTCATTAAAGGCAAACGTTTCTTTGGTGTTATTTTCTTGTTGCCTTGGGCTGTACCAGCTTTTATCACCATTCTATCTTTTTCAAATATTTTTAATGATAGTATCGGAGCCATCAATACCCAAGTGATTCCGCTAATAAATGAGCTCCCATTTGTAGAGATTGGTCGAATCGCTTGGAAAACAAATGCTTTTTGGTCTAAAATAGCCATCATCATGATACAAGGATGGTTAGGCTTCCCTTATATTTACGTCATGACAACGAGTATATTGCAATCTATCCCAGAAGATTTATATGAAGCTGCAAAAATTGATGGAGCTAGTGCTTTTCAGCGGTTCAGAGAAATCACGATGCCAATGGTCTTCTTAGTAGCTGCGCCAACGTTTATTACGCAATACACACAAAACTTTAATAATTTTTCGATGATTTATCTCTTCAATAATGGTGGACCAGGTAGTGTCGGGGGAGGCGCAGGAGCCACGGATATCCTGATTTCTTGGATATACAAATTAACGACAGGAACCTCGCCTCAATATTCTATGGCAGCTGCCATTACCTTGATCATTTCGGCTCTGGTAATCATTGTTTCCTTGACAGTCTTCAAGAAAACAAATGCATTTAATATGGAGGATGCATAA
- a CDS encoding sugar ABC transporter permease: MKKIMGSQKLSRFFSRFFTYLYLIVLAIIIIYPLLITASSAFKSGNITAFSLDLSSEWTLANFTRLFQETLYGTWYKNTLLVAVSTMIIQVGLVTIAGYAYSRYNFLGRKKSLMFFLVIQMVPTMAALTAFYVMALLLGALDQFWFLTMLYIGGGIPMNTWLMKGYFDTVPKDLDESAKLDGAGHFRIFWQIVLPLVRPMIAVQALWAFMTPFGDFMLARFLLRSPEKITVAVGLQTFISNPQDQKVALFAAGAILIAVPISVLFFLLQKNFVSGLTTGGTKG; the protein is encoded by the coding sequence ATGAAAAAAATAATGGGTTCACAAAAGTTAAGTCGCTTCTTTAGTCGATTTTTTACGTATCTGTATCTGATTGTGCTAGCCATCATCATCATCTATCCACTGTTGATCACAGCTAGCTCAGCGTTTAAGTCAGGCAATATAACGGCTTTTTCGCTAGATCTAAGTTCAGAGTGGACATTGGCTAACTTCACACGTTTATTCCAAGAAACGCTTTATGGAACATGGTATAAAAATACGTTGCTTGTGGCTGTATCTACTATGATCATCCAAGTAGGATTGGTTACGATCGCAGGATATGCGTATAGCCGCTATAATTTTTTGGGACGGAAAAAAAGCTTGATGTTTTTCTTAGTTATTCAAATGGTCCCAACGATGGCTGCATTGACGGCCTTTTACGTTATGGCATTGTTATTAGGAGCCTTAGATCAATTTTGGTTCTTGACGATGTTATATATTGGTGGAGGAATACCTATGAATACATGGTTAATGAAAGGGTACTTTGATACGGTTCCAAAGGACTTAGATGAATCGGCTAAATTAGACGGAGCTGGACATTTTAGGATTTTTTGGCAAATTGTTCTTCCCTTAGTTCGACCAATGATTGCTGTACAAGCATTATGGGCATTTATGACTCCATTTGGCGACTTTATGTTAGCAAGATTCTTATTGAGAAGTCCAGAAAAAATCACTGTAGCAGTAGGGTTGCAAACGTTTATCAGCAATCCACAAGATCAAAAAGTTGCCTTATTCGCGGCTGGTGCGATTTTGATTGCTGTTCCAATTTCCGTATTATTCTTCTTGCTACAAAAGAACTTTGTTTCTGGGTTAACAACTGGTGGAACAAAAGGATAA
- the pgmB gene encoding beta-phosphoglucomutase has protein sequence MIKGFIFDLDGVLTDTAEYHYQAWKRLADKLAIPLDREMNEQLKGISRMDSLDRILALGDPTKSYTTEEKERLADEKNEDYKKLILNVTPADLLPGIADLLADLKTAGIRLALASASKNGPVIMEKLGIADLFDTVVDPAGLKNGKPDPEIFSKGAQQLQLKPTECVGVEDAQAGIAAINAAGIFSVGVGTKEAMEKADYAVADTSKLKLADILERANS, from the coding sequence ATGATCAAAGGGTTTATTTTTGATTTGGATGGTGTACTAACAGATACGGCTGAATACCATTATCAAGCATGGAAAAGACTTGCGGATAAATTAGCGATTCCGCTGGACCGTGAAATGAATGAACAGCTAAAAGGGATCAGTCGAATGGATTCTCTTGATCGGATTTTAGCTCTAGGAGATCCTACAAAAAGTTACACGACTGAAGAAAAAGAGCGGTTAGCAGATGAAAAGAATGAAGACTATAAAAAGTTGATCTTAAATGTAACGCCAGCTGACTTGCTACCAGGAATTGCTGATTTATTAGCTGATTTAAAAACAGCAGGGATTCGCTTAGCGTTGGCTTCCGCTAGCAAAAACGGGCCGGTAATAATGGAGAAGCTTGGAATTGCTGACTTATTTGATACGGTTGTCGATCCGGCTGGATTAAAAAATGGGAAACCTGATCCAGAAATATTTAGTAAAGGAGCCCAACAGTTACAATTAAAACCAACCGAATGTGTTGGAGTCGAGGATGCTCAAGCGGGTATAGCAGCCATCAACGCCGCTGGAATTTTTTCAGTCGGTGTAGGGACAAAAGAAGCAATGGAAAAAGCTGATTATGCAGTAGCAGATACGAGTAAATTGAAATTAGCTGACATTTTAGAAAGAGCAAACAGTTGA
- a CDS encoding extracellular solute-binding protein, which yields MKKTSWKKYVLGLVSTSALVLAACGGGEEATETNSTSGEAAADTTLQISVDQGYVEYVEDIKGAFEEENGVTIEVTERDMFEQLEALPLDGPSGNAPDIMMSAYDRMGSLGQQGHIAEVTLANDDQYDDTDRAQVTLDEKIYGAPSVIETLVLYYNTDLLDEAPTTFVDLEALAKDDQFAFENEEGKNTGFLAKWTDFYFTYGLVSGYGGYVFGEDGTDPTDIGLNNEGAVEAIEYATDWFKNTWPQGMQDVTSADAFITDQYLNGKVGAFIGGPWQAASLKDAGVNYGVSTIPTLNNGEAYEAFGGGKGWVVSNYSENKDVGQAWLDYVTNTENQNKFYDATNEVPANQESRVYATEKEDELTTAVINQYKDAQPMPNIPEMAEVWTGAENMLFDAASGNKTPQESADDSAKLIKESIEQKYTN from the coding sequence ATGAAAAAAACAAGTTGGAAAAAATATGTTTTGGGTTTGGTGTCGACTAGTGCATTAGTTCTTGCAGCATGTGGAGGCGGGGAAGAAGCTACAGAAACAAATTCAACATCTGGAGAAGCAGCAGCAGATACAACATTACAAATTTCTGTTGACCAAGGTTACGTAGAATATGTTGAAGATATCAAAGGTGCATTTGAAGAAGAAAATGGAGTCACGATCGAAGTAACTGAACGAGATATGTTTGAACAATTAGAAGCACTACCTCTTGATGGTCCATCTGGAAATGCACCAGATATTATGATGTCTGCTTATGACCGTATGGGATCTTTAGGACAACAAGGACATATTGCTGAGGTAACGTTAGCAAATGATGATCAATACGATGATACCGACAGAGCTCAAGTAACATTAGATGAAAAAATTTATGGAGCACCTTCAGTAATTGAAACATTGGTATTGTATTACAATACCGATCTATTGGATGAAGCACCAACAACATTTGTAGATCTAGAAGCATTAGCAAAAGATGATCAATTTGCATTTGAAAACGAAGAAGGAAAAAATACAGGATTTTTAGCTAAATGGACTGATTTTTACTTCACTTACGGTTTAGTTTCGGGATACGGTGGATATGTTTTTGGTGAAGATGGAACAGATCCAACAGACATCGGATTAAACAATGAAGGTGCTGTTGAAGCTATTGAATATGCTACTGATTGGTTCAAAAATACATGGCCACAAGGAATGCAAGATGTAACAAGTGCTGATGCCTTCATCACAGATCAATACTTAAATGGTAAAGTCGGCGCATTTATCGGCGGACCTTGGCAAGCAGCCAGCTTGAAAGATGCTGGTGTAAATTATGGTGTTTCAACGATTCCAACTTTGAACAATGGGGAAGCTTATGAAGCATTTGGTGGCGGAAAAGGATGGGTCGTCAGCAACTATTCTGAAAATAAAGATGTTGGTCAAGCTTGGTTAGACTATGTAACCAATACTGAAAACCAAAATAAATTCTATGATGCAACAAATGAAGTTCCAGCAAATCAAGAATCACGTGTTTATGCTACTGAAAAAGAAGATGAATTAACAACTGCTGTAATCAACCAATACAAAGATGCTCAACCAATGCCAAACATCCCTGAAATGGCTGAAGTTTGGACTGGCGCTGAAAACATGTTGTTTGACGCAGCATCTGGCAACAAAACACCTCAAGAATCAGCTGATGACTCTGCTAAATTAATTAAAGAATCAATCGAACAAAAATACACAAATTAA